A portion of the Acidisarcina polymorpha genome contains these proteins:
- a CDS encoding winged helix-turn-helix domain-containing protein, giving the protein MSRDIFVFAEFTFDSETGILMRKNRGSHLPGQTAVLLEVLLKNANNLVSREELRQVLWPNEEFLDYTQGINVAVNRLRHTLRDSSRNPRFLKTIPKRGYTFYAEVRVVPRTTTSTTTSPALSVDLSASPPAAPLEIRAAEAGDRASTEIEAEPIAQISTSSSEFSPVHVLPPFAPATASPLSPLSRFSNRLSATIALSLCGLIALMGGIHFRHAHAATRVLKLGIIPLRAHGDTQTGDAGEGFRLMLSDDLSRLPNVQVRATSSLTSSDAADIPRLSRKLGLDDLLLGSIARQGDQYDLKFELVRAEDATHLASFEYSGAAKDLPSLSQRLQQDVFHYLQSQTQALQTIKGSTNDADAYELYLQASYHMFERDQDSLRRALDLFQQATMRDPNFAAAHAGMATACLKLSNYYTSPQENYLGKAEHFAQTAIRLDPSLAQAHAVLGSTAYKLDRDFPRGEAELHNAIRIDSTQAEYRNWLAILLAEEGRFDEALAQLQLAQTSAPFWPSVYAMQGLVGTYARRDDIALRAAAHYAELLPDLPIAHNTLAWVDFETGHYSEAAAEWRRMALLQNDQARVELEEKGMGMLKTQGIRAYAELHLAAIQNHRGVAQVNDFSPAEWYACAGHRNQAIAELERLSAARDPYLLHVGVDPLFDSLHGDPRFAALLERSGVAIPASLATQDSHLCEPGVRRSARPT; this is encoded by the coding sequence ATGTCTAGAGACATTTTTGTATTTGCCGAGTTCACTTTCGATTCTGAAACCGGCATTCTCATGCGGAAGAATCGTGGTTCCCATCTTCCGGGCCAAACCGCCGTGCTGCTTGAGGTGCTGCTCAAAAATGCGAATAATCTGGTGAGCCGAGAGGAGCTCCGCCAGGTGCTTTGGCCGAACGAAGAATTTCTCGACTACACTCAGGGGATCAATGTCGCTGTCAACCGGCTTCGCCACACTCTTCGCGACAGTTCACGGAATCCTCGCTTTCTTAAAACGATTCCTAAGCGCGGCTATACCTTCTATGCAGAAGTCCGGGTTGTACCACGAACCACGACCTCTACAACAACGTCCCCGGCCTTGTCCGTTGATCTGTCGGCCTCTCCTCCGGCAGCCCCCCTCGAAATCCGAGCGGCCGAAGCTGGCGATCGTGCTTCAACGGAGATTGAAGCCGAGCCGATTGCCCAGATATCGACCAGTTCATCGGAATTTAGTCCTGTTCATGTCCTTCCGCCGTTCGCCCCGGCGACTGCCTCCCCGCTTTCACCCCTCAGCCGGTTTTCCAATCGACTTTCTGCGACGATCGCTCTCAGCCTCTGCGGTCTGATTGCGCTTATGGGGGGAATCCACTTTCGCCATGCCCATGCGGCTACTCGAGTGCTCAAGCTTGGCATTATTCCACTGCGCGCTCATGGAGATACTCAGACCGGTGACGCTGGCGAGGGATTTCGGCTCATGCTCAGCGACGACCTCTCACGCTTACCGAACGTCCAGGTGCGCGCCACCAGCAGCCTCACCAGCTCCGACGCCGCCGACATCCCACGCCTTTCCCGCAAACTCGGCCTGGATGACCTCCTCCTGGGCAGCATCGCGCGGCAGGGAGATCAGTACGATCTGAAGTTCGAGCTCGTGCGCGCCGAGGATGCGACCCATCTGGCATCCTTTGAATACAGCGGCGCAGCCAAGGACCTTCCCTCCCTCAGCCAACGTTTGCAGCAGGATGTCTTCCACTACCTGCAATCGCAGACCCAGGCGCTGCAAACGATCAAGGGCAGCACCAACGATGCCGATGCATATGAACTTTACCTGCAGGCCTCTTACCATATGTTCGAGCGGGACCAGGACTCACTCCGTCGCGCCCTCGATCTCTTTCAACAGGCCACTATGCGCGATCCCAACTTTGCCGCTGCCCACGCCGGCATGGCGACGGCCTGCCTGAAACTGAGCAACTACTACACCAGCCCGCAGGAAAATTATCTCGGCAAGGCTGAGCATTTTGCCCAGACCGCCATTCGCCTCGATCCCTCCTTAGCGCAGGCGCATGCCGTCCTTGGTTCGACTGCCTACAAGCTCGACCGGGACTTTCCCCGTGGCGAAGCCGAGCTGCACAATGCTATTCGCATCGACTCGACTCAGGCCGAGTACCGCAACTGGCTGGCCATCCTGCTTGCGGAAGAGGGACGCTTCGACGAAGCGCTGGCTCAACTTCAGCTTGCCCAGACCAGCGCTCCCTTCTGGCCATCGGTTTACGCAATGCAGGGGTTGGTCGGTACTTACGCCCGTCGCGATGATATTGCGCTGCGCGCTGCAGCTCACTATGCCGAGCTGCTTCCGGATCTTCCCATCGCGCACAACACCCTGGCGTGGGTCGATTTCGAGACCGGCCATTATTCGGAAGCTGCGGCGGAGTGGCGGCGGATGGCACTGCTTCAAAATGACCAGGCCCGGGTTGAGCTGGAAGAAAAGGGCATGGGAATGCTCAAGACGCAGGGAATTCGTGCCTATGCCGAGCTCCACCTGGCCGCAATCCAGAATCACCGAGGCGTCGCTCAGGTTAACGATTTCTCGCCCGCCGAGTGGTATGCCTGTGCCGGACACCGCAATCAGGCAATCGCCGAGCTCGAAAGGCTCTCCGCCGCGCGCGACCCGTATCTGCTGCACGTCGGCGTCGATCCCCTCTTCGACTCGTTGCATGGAGATCCGCGCTTCGCCGCGCTGCTTGAAAGAAGCGGCGTTGCGATTCCTGCATCCCTGGCCACCCAAGACTCGCATCTCTGCGAACCGGGCGTAAGACGCAGTGCACGACCGACTTAG
- a CDS encoding AraC family transcriptional regulator: MSDSISVRQGSQVIPIVPHVVRRHPSLAVRGVLVEHHAVEPAEFPEREPQQHNFFMYTSPAVRAEIKSPDFSGLRWIRPGALWVMPQGCRHEVRFEGPVEGIALAFEPVRFDHLVESAGGKCSTAIVQSLAASPPKIEHLMRALGHESQLPSTHDHFGLECIATAIALALSQHARAIAIESSKTGARLAPRQIRAVQSYVVENLDQRITLAELAGVAGLSSFHFLRAFKRSLGVTPGQYVLDLRMERARSLLMTSNLTVAEVGVRVGFDYSSHFTRAFRRAIGTAPSTFRNGF; the protein is encoded by the coding sequence GTGAGCGACTCGATTTCAGTGCGACAAGGTTCGCAAGTCATTCCAATCGTCCCTCACGTCGTAAGAAGACATCCGAGTCTCGCGGTACGGGGAGTGCTTGTCGAGCACCACGCGGTTGAACCGGCCGAGTTCCCTGAGCGTGAGCCCCAACAGCATAACTTCTTCATGTACACCAGTCCGGCTGTGCGAGCGGAGATCAAGAGCCCTGATTTCTCCGGATTGCGATGGATTCGTCCCGGCGCTCTTTGGGTGATGCCTCAAGGTTGTCGGCATGAAGTTCGTTTTGAAGGACCGGTGGAAGGAATTGCGCTGGCGTTCGAACCAGTCCGGTTCGACCACCTGGTGGAGTCTGCGGGCGGGAAGTGTTCTACAGCGATCGTTCAATCGCTAGCGGCCAGTCCGCCGAAGATTGAACACCTGATGCGCGCGCTCGGTCACGAGAGCCAACTGCCCAGCACCCACGACCACTTCGGCCTGGAGTGCATTGCCACAGCAATCGCCTTGGCGCTCAGCCAGCACGCAAGAGCCATAGCAATCGAGTCGTCGAAAACCGGCGCCCGGCTCGCGCCACGGCAAATTCGCGCGGTTCAATCGTACGTTGTTGAAAACTTGGATCAGCGCATTACCCTGGCCGAACTGGCTGGCGTGGCCGGTCTGAGTTCCTTCCACTTTCTTCGGGCTTTTAAGCGGAGCCTGGGAGTAACGCCTGGCCAGTACGTTCTTGACCTTCGTATGGAGAGAGCGAGGTCCTTGCTCATGACCAGCAATCTGACTGTAGCTGAGGTAGGGGTCCGTGTCGGCTTTGACTACTCGAGCCATTTCACCCGCGCCTTTCGTCGCGCTATTGGCACCGCACCATCCACGTTCCGGAACGGCTTCTAA